From the genome of Eucalyptus grandis isolate ANBG69807.140 chromosome 2, ASM1654582v1, whole genome shotgun sequence, one region includes:
- the LOC104434771 gene encoding LOW QUALITY PROTEIN: G-type lectin S-receptor-like serine/threonine-protein kinase At1g61490 (The sequence of the model RefSeq protein was modified relative to this genomic sequence to represent the inferred CDS: deleted 2 bases in 2 codons) produces MRLIIAWCSCLVFFFLLPARHIASGAVHHITTSEPLFQNQTLVSSGQIFELGFFTPNGLENQYVGIWYKNLTPSKIVWVANRDSPLASADRSAKLTIGGDGNLKLVDGQQNIVWSTNVSVQSNNTAAMLSDGGNFVLQDRNSTEVWASFDDPTDTILPNMKIGQNKRTGERRVLVSWKNNNDPSSGNFTTAITSETPPQLLTWNGSTSYWRSGPWDKLTFIGIPEMKSSYYSRYSVQHDPQQGTTYFSADSDNNSYLAYAFISPGGILALVKWDYGSNSWLKNVAIPSGICGVYGTCGPFGVCNSINSPICHCVKGFTPQSKEEWNRGIWTGGCIRETELNCQKNTSRSPSTQVKKDVFVHMNQMKVPDSAEYLSNIRDVKGCQSWCMNNCSCLAYSYVHPIGCLVWAKDLIDFQAFSTAGQDVYIRVAHDNTGMSTEAKLIISISAILGIMFVGTAIFGLWKWRASKNGEMSLGNAWKDRLKQKDASELMLFSFSSLLLATNNFDATNKLGQGGFGPVYKGMLNDGKEIAVKRLSSSSGQGMEEFENEIVLISKLQHRNLVRLMGCCVEGEEKILVYEYLSNKSLDSFLFDSKRKAELNWDTRFRIIQGIASGLLYLHRDSYLRVIHRDLKASNILLDEKMNPKISDFGLARIFEGTQVLLNTHKVAGTLGYMSPEYIMGGIFSEKSDVYSFGVLLIEIVTGKKNTSLYYRGQHFNILSYAWQLWSEDRGPDLRDEAIVSTCPPLEAMRCIQVGLLCVQDQMMDRPNMLSTVLMLSAESNLPQPRPPTFTFQSGTPSHDNGAQGEGIFSTNTITNFEVEGR; encoded by the exons ATGCGACTCATAATTGCTTGGTGCTCTTgcttggtcttcttcttcctacttCCGGCAAGACATATAGCCAGTGGCGCGGTTCACCATATTACTACATCGGAGCCGCTCTTTCAGAACCAAACTCTCGTCTCCTCAGGCCAAATCTTCGAGCTTGGCTTCTTCACGCCGAATGGGTTGGAAAATCAGTATGTTGGCATATGGTACAAGAACTTGACTCCTTCTAAAATCGTGTGGGTGGCCAATAGGGATTCACCACTCGCATCGGCAGATCGGTCTGCAAAATTAACGATCGGTGGTGATGGGAATTTGAAGCTCGTGGATGGACAACAGAACATAGTTTGGTCCACCAATGTTTCTGTCCAGTCAAATAATACAGCAGCAATGCTTTCAGATGGTGGAAACTTTGTTCTACAAGACAGGAATTCTACTGAAGTATGGGCAAGCTTTGATGATCCAACTGATACAATTCTACCAAACATGAAGAtaggacaaaacaaaagaacaggaGAGAGACGAGTTTTAGTTTCCTGGAAAAACAACAACGATCCATCATCAGGAAATTTCACCACTGCGATTACATCAGAGACTCCGCCGCAACTTCTCACTTGGAATGGCTCCACCTCTTATTGGAGAAGTGGACCGTGGGATAAATTGACATTCATTGGCATACCAGAAATGAAATCCTCATACTATAGCCGGTACAGTGTCCAGCACGATCCTCAGCAGGGAACCACTTATTTCTCTGCTGATTCTGATAACAACTCTTATCTTGCTTATGCCTTCATTTCACCCGGAGGAATTCTAGCACTAGTGAAATGGGATTATGGATCCAATAGTTGGTTGAAAAATGTCGCAATACCGAGTGGCATTTGCGGAGTTTATGGAACTTGCGGTCCTTTTGGCGTCTGCAACTCAATAAACTCTCCTATCTGCCATTGCGTAAAAGGGTTTACGCCACAGTCAAAAGAAGAATGGAACAGAGGAATTTGGACCGGGGGGTGCATTAGAGAAACAGAATTGAACTGCCAGAAGAACACAAGCAGGTCGCCTTCAACGCAGGTGAAGAAAGATGTCTTTGTACACATGAACCAGATGAAAGTGCCTGATTCTGCGGAATATTTATCAAACATCAGAGATGTAAAAGGATGCCAAAGCTGGTGCATGAATAATTGTTCTTGCTTGGCTTATTCTTATGTCCACCCAATAGGGTGTTTGGTCTGGGCTAAAGATCTCATCGATTTTCAGGCGTTTTCAACAGCTGGGCAAGATGTATATATTCGGGTCGCACATGACAACACAG GCATGTCGACAGAAGCAAAACTGATCATCAGCATAAGTGCCATACTAGGCATCATGTTCGTTGGAACTGCTATTTTTGGTCTCTGGAAGTGGAGAGCCAGCAAAAATG GAGAAATGTCTCTTGGAAATGCATGGAAAGATCGGCTGAAGCAAAAGGACGCATCCGAATTGATGCTGTTCAGTTTTAGTAGCTTACTTCTTGCAACTAACAACTTTGATGCAACAAATAAACTTGGCCAAGGAGGGTTTGGACCTGTTTATAAG GGAATGCTGAATGATGGAAAGGAGATAGCTGTC AAAAGACTTTCCAGTAGCTCAGGCCAAGGCATGGAGGAGTTTGAGAATGAGATTGTTCTAATATCGAAACTTCAGCACCGAAATCTGGTCAGACTCATGGGATGCTGTgtcgaaggagaagaaaagattttAGTATACGAATACTTGTCAAACAAAAGTTTAGATTCCTTTCTGTTTG attcaaaaaggaaagcagaaCTCAACTGGGATACACGTTTCCGCATCATTCAAGGGATCGCAAGTGGGCTTCTATATCTGCATCGTGATTCTTACCTTCGAGTTATCCATCGAGATTTGAAGGCAAGCAATATTCTCTTGGATGAGAAAATGAACCCAAAAATTTCGGACTTTGGGTTGGCGCGG ATCTTCGAAGGCACTCAAGTTTTGCTAAATACTCACAAAGTTGCAGGAACACT AGGATATATGTCTCCTGAGTACATCATGGGAGGGATATTTTCTGAGAAATCggatgtctatagctttgggGTGTTGCTAATTGAGATTGTCACTGGCAAAAAGAACACGAGCTTATACTACCGTGGCCAGCATTTCAATATTCTTTCCTAT GCATGGCAATTGTGGAGCGAAGATAGAGGACCAGACCTAAGGGATGAAGCTATAGTTAGTACTTGTCCACCATTAGAAGCAATGAGATGCATTCAGGTGGGGCTTCTCTGTGTGCAGGACCAAATGATGGACCGACCCAACATGTTATCCACAGTTCTGATGCTGAGCGCTGAATCAAATCTTCCTCAGCCGAGACCTCCTACATTCACCTTCCAAAGTGGAACTCCAAGTCACGATAACGGGGCACAAGGGGAAGGTATCTTCTCCACGAACACCATAACGAATTTTGAGGTCGAAGGAAGATGA